Proteins from a genomic interval of Panthera tigris isolate Pti1 chromosome A2, P.tigris_Pti1_mat1.1, whole genome shotgun sequence:
- the NPVF gene encoding pro-FMRFamide-related neuropeptide VF encodes MKVISSKCFILLTLATSSLLTSSIFCTDELMMSSFHSKENYDKYSEPKGDPEGEKERSLSFEELQDWGPKTVIKMSAPTVNKMPHSAANLPLRFGRTMEDERSTGAMANLPLRFGRNIKESISRHVPNLPQRFGRTTAKSVAKTRSDLLQQSMLSPSASELLYSMNCQPREIQNPDQKHPWRLGFKKIDDTELKQEK; translated from the exons atgaaagttatttcatcaaaatgctttattttattgactttagCCACTTCAAGCTTGTTAACATCAAGCATCTTTTGTACAGATGAATTAATGATGTCCAGttttcacagcaaagaaaattatgACAAATATTCTGAG CCTAAAGGAGACcctgagggagaaaaggaaagaagtctCAGTTTTGAAGAGCTCCAAGACTGGGGTCCAAAAACTGTCATTAAGATGAGTGCACCCACAGTCAACAAAATGCCACACTCAGCTGCCAATTTGCCATTGAGATTTGGGAGGACCATGGAAGACGAAAGAAGCACTGGGGCAATGGCCAACCTGCCCCTGAGATTtggaagaaatataaaggaaagtaTCTCAAGACATGTTCCTAATCTGCCCCAAAGGTTTGGGAGAACAACGGCCAAAAGCGTCGCCAAGACACGGAGTGATTTGCTCCAACAATCCATGCTTTCACCATCTGCCAGTGAGTTACTCTACTCCATGAACTGCCAGCCCCGAGAAATCCAGAATCCTGATCAAAAACACCCATG